The Candidatus Methylomirabilis sp. sequence AGCGAAGCTCAAGGGAGAGAAGGCAGTCCTTGGGCAGCGGGTGGAGGAGTTACAGGATGTGATCAAGGCGCAGGTGGAGCAGGTTGGGACGCTCGAAGCCGCACGAAAGAAAGATCAGGAGCAACTCACTCACATACTGAAGGAACGTGAGGAAGTTCGATTCAAGATAGATCACTTGCTGGAGGAGATCGCGCGGATCGAGGCCTCTGTTGAATCTGGGGCTTGAGGGTTGCATGGAACAGCTCGTCAGTGTAGTGATCCGAGGGGAACAGTACACGATCCGTTCCGCAGAAGATCCGGCATATGTCCGGAGAGTCGCGGAGTATGTCGATGCGAAGCTGGATGGGGTTGTAAAGGGATCTCAGTCGCTTCCGCCTACCAAGGCGATCGTCTTGGCCTCATTGCATATTGTTGATGAACTCTTTAAAGTAGAAGGAGAAAGGGAACGGTCTGAGGGATTGGCAGCAACGAGGCTCGGTAACTTATCAGCGCTGTTGGGAACCGTCCTCGAAGAGAGGGCAAGCGGTCCTGAGGGTGGTGGATCAGGAGTTCAAAGTTAATGGAGCATAGGTGGAGAAAGAGGATTGCGGTGTGTCGTAGCGCACTGCATGAAGTCAGCGAG is a genomic window containing:
- a CDS encoding cell division protein ZapA, translating into MEQLVSVVIRGEQYTIRSAEDPAYVRRVAEYVDAKLDGVVKGSQSLPPTKAIVLASLHIVDELFKVEGERERSEGLAATRLGNLSALLGTVLEERASGPEGGGSGVQS